Sequence from the Cryptococcus neoformans var. neoformans JEC21 chromosome 1, complete sequence genome:
AACCAGAAGGCTAAAGTCTTGTCTCCAACCAAAGCCTGATCATGACTTTCAGCGTATGCAACACTTTTCTCCAAGTGCCTTCGATTAGTGAGGTTGTGGACAATCTGGCCCATCTCCCATTGATCATCGGTGTATTCTTTGAGAAGCTTGATCCACATGTCAGGGATGGCCATGGAAAGTCGATAATCAAATCCAACACCACCCTCTGCAACTGGACGGCAAAGGGTGGGCATCCCGGAGACGTCCTCCGCTATGGTGACAACATGAGGATAAGTCTCGTGCAGCATGGCATTTGCCTAGAAAAGTCAGCGGACGGCGTATGATTTGCAAATTTGTAATGAAAACACACCAGCATGAGGTATACCATGGCCTCAAGGTCTACTGAATCCCCAAAGTATTCATGATATCCTCCTGGATCAAAAGTTGTTAGCATAGTGAATCAGCAAAACCAGgtgaagaaatggaaagaatTCACCTGAGAAACCTGAACCAATACCATGATGTTTGTACATCATACTGGTGACACCATCGAACCTGAAGCCATCAAACATGTATATGTCCATCCAGAATCGGAGATTAGAAAGCAAAAAGCGGAGCACTTCATGTTGGCCATAATTGAAGAGGCGAGAATCCCATTGATCATGTCTGCCTCTGCCACCTTCATGGAAGTAAAGGTGGTCAGAACCATCATACATATTGATACTATGCCGAAAAGGTCAGCCATAGGTAAGCACAGCACTCGAAAGCATGATTTACCCATCAAGAATGTTTTTACTAGCATGGGAATGAACCACATCAAGAAGTACGGTAAGACCCAATTCGTGTGCCTTGTCAACGAGAGATTTCAGTTCTTCCGGTGTACCTGTGCAAACACGATCAGCGCACTTTCAATCAGAAGCAGAGGTGGGCAAAGACATACCGAAGCGAGACGAAGCAGCAAAGAAATTGGTGACTTGATAGCCGAATGCTGTAGGAAAGCATGTCAGTCCAAACTACAGCATACCGGGCACAAAAGAACTTACAGGCGTAGTATGCGTGCTCCATAATAGCCATCCTGCGCCAAGTCATTATTTGGATTCAAGAACAAAATCAACGCTGTAACTCACATCTGAATACAATTATAGCCAAGCTGTTTTATCTTCGGTAGGACATCCACCTCGAACTCCTTGTATGTGGTAACTCTCATATTGGGGCTAGAAATCCCCACTAGATGACCAGTTAGCCAATATTACAATGAGTCTAGCAAGGTAGGCCATACCGTGGGCCTCGTAAATTTTCAATCCCTCTACCGGCCGAGTAGAATGCCCATGTTTGAATTGGTACTGTTGCTCCTTTGGCGGGTTCCAGAAGCGTCCGTCATATATAGGAGATATGTTAAGATCTTGGGTGACTCGAGTAATCCAGGTAGGAATCCTGTCAATAGATTCACCTCCTGGGAGTGTCATTGATATCTTGACCATGGAATCATGGGGAATGGCGCAGACGCCGGGTGAAACTGGAGGTACGTAACATTCCCATACACCGAAAGGAGACTTTGTCATAGGATTGGCCGTATGGGACCAGTTGTCTGCGATATAGAGTAAATTATATTGTCGATACCTGGTTTCAGACACCATACGGAGCTAGACCAGCTAGACTCACTGAATTCGCCAATGAGTCTCGCTTCTGTCGCGTTAGAGGCCCATTCCCGATACCTTACACCCCCATTTTTATCAATCTGGAAGCCCATAGATTTATAGCCTTTTGAGAATTCGGCGAGACCGCCTTCGTGCTCTTCAATAATGGTACGTTGCTTTTGATAAGCGGCATATCGTTCACGGAGGGCGCCAGAAAACGGTTCCAACCTAGGTATGCAATTAGACAACTTGGCAAAGCTCTgcgaaaggaaaaggcgggACTTACCAAGGATCAGTCTTCAACACGGCTGTGCCTTTCAGAGGAGAACGAGTCTCAAGTGAGCAAATGAGGGTACTGCGCTCGCGTCGGAGAGTGCTCACCATCTGATAACGAAACAGCTGTCATGGTGATTGAAGTGAATAAATCTATGGAATGTAAGATTAACTGAAGACttgagagatgagaagtgaaagaggagcGACGAGGAATGATGGGGAGCAGACGGCCGGATGGAGTTGCTTCGATGACGTGGGGCCACGGAACTCCCCCACCACGGCCATCATGACAAGCCACACACCTGACCTTGCCGCCTTAGCTCCAATCAGAGAAGCTCCCCGCCCCGCGAAGCCCCGGCCCAAGCCGCAACCTTAAGCTTATTACTATTAATTAACTGATGGCCGCGGGGACCACCGCCCTTTAAAGATAATAATTAACGAAAGGAGCGTATATAATTAAATAAGTGGAAAAAtgtttgttttttttgttttgcaCCATTAATTAGAGATCACTCCATTACTTCCGTTTTGCTCTAGATTTTTTAAGTGGCGACTGGCAAGTTTTCGACTGCATACTCAAAATCACGGCCGAGTACGGATAGTGATAACACTTTTGGATAGCCGGAGTGCGGTGGGACAACATCCGTATAAAACTAATCTCAAACCCAACGAAGCCTCGAGGCAATGCCCAATTACTACGACGAACTAGAAATCGAAGACTTCGCCTGGGATCCAGTTGCCCGGGTATTCCACTATCCGTGCCCTTG
This genomic interval carries:
- a CDS encoding 1,4-alpha-glucan branching enzyme, putative, which encodes MTAVSLSDGTAVLKTDPWLEPFSGALRERYAAYQKQRTIIEEHEGGLAEFSKGYKSMGFQIDKNGGVRYREWASNATEARLIGEFNNWSHTANPMTKSPFGVWECYVPPVSPGVCAIPHDSMVKISMTLPGGESIDRIPTWITRVTQDLNISPIYDGRFWNPPKEQQYQFKHGHSTRPVEGLKIYEAHVGISSPNMRVTTYKEFEVDVLPKIKQLGYNCIQMMAIMEHAYYASFGYQVTNFFAASSRFGTPEELKSLVDKAHELGLTVLLDVVHSHASKNILDGINMYDGSDHLYFHEGGRGRHDQWDSRLFNYGQHEVLRFLLSNLRFWMDIYMFDGFRFDGVTSMMYKHHGIGSGFSGGYHEYFGDSVDLEAMVYLMLANAMLHETYPHVVTIAEDVSGMPTLCRPVAEGGVGFDYRLSMAIPDMWIKLLKEYTDDQWEMGQIVHNLTNRRHLEKSVAYAESHDQALVGDKTLAFWLMDKEMYDFMSDLSPLTPIIDRGLALHKMIRFIVHTLGGEAYLNFEGNEFGHPEWMDFPREGNGNSFAHARRQFNLVDDKLLRYKYLYEFDVAMNWLEDKYKWLNSPQAYVSLKHEGDKMIVFERAGLLFIFNFHPTQSFTDYRVGVDTAGEYKVILTSDETRFGGHNRIDMGGRYFTTPMEWNGRKNWLQVYSPSRTVLVLGL